The Mesorhizobium sp. M3A.F.Ca.ET.080.04.2.1 genome contains the following window.
TCGCCAGCATGCCGTTCAGGCCCAGCACGCCCTGGAAGGTGAAGGGCACCAGGATGAACAGCAGCATGCACAGCAGGCCGGAATAGAAGATGGCCTTGAAGGTGTCGGTGCCAGGGTTCTTGAATTCGGACGTGTAGCAGACCGCGGTCTCGAAGCCGTAGGTCGACCAGGCCGCGATAAACATGCCGCCGAGCGCCAGCGTCCATCCCGCGATGTTCCAGGTGCCGGGTTCGGGCGCGTAGGCGGCCGCGAGCGGCACCAGCGGCGAGAAGTTGTCATAGTTGATCTGTCCGGTGAAGAACGGGACGACACCGACGATCAGCATCGGGACGATCACCAACAGACCAATGTATTTCTGCACGCTGGCGGTCCCCAGAATGCCGCGATGCTGGATCGCGAAGATCATCAGCATCAGGACCGCGCCGATGAAGAAGGTAGCGTTGAGCGAAAAGCTGACAGGCCCGAGCACGTGACTGTAGAGCGTCCAGTTGCGGACGGCAGGCGTTGCGGCGGCCGTCACTGCCGTAATGGCGTCGGCGGCACTCGTGCCGGCGTGGGCGCCGATGTAGGCCAGGACCTCCGGAGAGTTCTCGGTGAAGATCGGCACCGGCGCCAGCGAGTTGAGGATATACGCTGCAGCGATGGAGCAGCCGAGCGACAGCACCGGCGACCACGCGAACCAGTTGCACCAGACCGACAACGGCGCGATCAACTTCGAATAACGCAGCCACGCCGTCGCGCCATAGACCGACGCGCCGCCGGATTTGTTCGGAAACAGACCGGCGATTTCAGCATAGGTGAACGACTGGATGAAACCCATGATCATGGACACGGTCCAGATCAGGAAGGCAAGCTTGCCGGTCGTCCCGGCAATGCCGCCAATCGAGAACAGGACGAGGGCGGGGACGCCGCTTGCCACCCAGAAGGCGCCTCGCCAGTCAATGGTTCTATGCAGTTGCCCCGCGGCTCCTTCAGTGTAGGTGTCCGTTAAAGCGCTCATGGCTTTGAATCCCCATTGTTCGAGTTTTGAGTGTCCCAGCGGGCCGGCTTCTCCTTGCCGGGGGTCCTGTTTCCTGTCAGGCTTGTTTTTTCCTAATAATAAAGTCTGGCTGCAATCGGCACTTCCGTCAAGCTGTTTTGTGCGCTTACCCCCAGACGGCGCGAGGGCCGGATAGCTGCGCTGCTCCCGGCACCCATAAGGCCAATCATTCCACCACCCGAACGAATGGGGATTCTACCCATCCGGGCGTTTCCAAACTTGAGTGAAACGGTGTCTGCTGGTATATCCGCGTATCCACTAGTATGAAAAAAAAATTCATGGTAGGAATTTTGGAGTTCAGTCATGCTCGTTGAGGACATCGGACGGATGTTAAGCAGTGACAGCCTGGCCCAAGCACGCGCCGCCGCGCCGGAGGAGGGGCGTCCCGTCAGTTTCCGCGAGGACGTGCGCAGCCTGCTGCTGCGGCTGCTTGTGTCGGTGGTGAAAGAACGGGAGCCCGAGGTTGCGGCGCTTCTGACCGGACAAGTCAGCATCGGTGAGCTGGAGGAACGGTACCGCATTCCTGCCCTGCAGGCGACCGGCATCTGGTTTCAACTGCTGACGATTTCAAACGAGCTGCTGGCGATCCGCTCGCGTCGCGAGCTGGAGCAGGCCGGAGGTGCCGACGACGTCGTTGGTTCGTTTGCCAACGTGGCCGCCGAGGCCGCCGCCGGTGGCTATTCGGCCGAAATGGTGCAGGAGGTGATGGACGGACTCTGGGTCGGCCCGACCATGACCGCGCATCCGACCGAAGCCAAGCGCGTCACCGTGCTGCAAATCCATCGCCGAATCTATCGCAAGTTGACCGAAATCGAGCAACAGCGTTGGGCGCCGCGTGAGCGCGACCTGCTCGTCGATGACCTGCGTGGCGAGATCGAGTTGTTATGGGCGACCGGCGAGCTCAGGATCGAGCGCCCATCGGTCGAGCGCGAGATCGCCTGGGGCCTGCATTTCTTCCGCGAGGTTATCTTCGAGGCCACTCCGATACTCTACGAAACCGTCGAGCTGGCTCTACGACGCCATTTTCCGAACTACGAGCTGAAGGTTCCGTCGTTCATGCGTTACGCCTCCTGGATCGGCGGCGATCGCGACGGCAATCCCAACGTTACGGCACGCACGACAGCCTTTGCGCTATCGGAAAACCGCAAGGCCGCTGTCGAGTGGCACATCCGTCAACTTCGCCGAATGGTGACGGTGCTCAGTGTCAGCGCCAACGTCGTAGACATTCCGGATTCCTTCCAACAGGCTCTCGAGCGCGCGCTGGCGGCCAGCGGTGCCGCAGCGGAGATACCGGCGCGGAACCCCAACGAGCCGTTCCGCCAGTTCGCAGCCGCTCTGCTTGCCCGCCTGGAGATGAATGTCGGCAAGGGGCAGGGTACAGCCTACCCGAACGTGGAGGCCTTCATCGCCGATCTTCGCTGTCTGGAGAAGGCGCTCGATCAGGTCGGCGCCCGCACCGCTGCTCGTCGCCTGGTTCGGCCTGTCGTGCGACAAGCCGAAAGCTTCGGTTTCAGCACGGTAGCGCTCGACATCCGCCAGAACTCGACCGTGGTGAATCGTGTGCTGGCCGAACTCCTTGCCGCCGGCAAGCCCGGCGAGCAAGCACCGCAGCCTGACACGGCCAAATGGTCGCAACGTATCCGCGAGATTCTGCGTAACGGCGAAAGACCGAAAATCGACCTCGAACGGGTGTCCGATGAAGCTCGCGAATTGGTCGATCTGATGACCGTGGTGCGGGATGCGGCGGCCGAGCGAAGTGGCGCCATTGGGGCATTCATTCTGAGCATGACCCGCTCGGCGGATGATATTCTTTCCGTCTACGCGCTCGCACAATTTTGCGGATTGGCGACGGCTGCCGACGGCAGCGGCACCATCAATCTTCAGGTGGTTCCGCTGTTCGAAACGATCGCCGATCTGCGCGCGGCGCCGGCAATTCTCGAGCAACTTATCGATGTGTCGATCGTTCGCCGCTCTGTCCGCGAATTCGGCAACCGACAGGAAATCATGCTGGGCTATTCCGATTCCAACAAGGATGGCGGCTTCCTGGCGGCCAACTGGGAACTGAACAAGGCGCAAAAGCGTCTCGCTGCCCTCGGCGCCAAACGAGGCATCGGCATCCGTTTCTTCCATGGACGTGGCGGTTCCGTCAGCCGCGGCGGAGCGCCGACGGGCCGGGCCATTGCCGCGCAACCCGCCGGCACGGTGGCCGGGGCGATGCGGGTGACCGAACAGGGCGAGGTAGTCTCTTCGAAATTCGCAAATCGCGGCACGGGGCTGCATCAGCTGGAGATCCTCGCCGCCAGTGTGTTCGCGCACAGCCTGAAGTCTGCGAACGAAGCGGAGCTGCGCGACAACCCGGAATTCAATGAAGCGCTCGAGGCGCTTACCGGCATGTCGCAGGCGGCCTATGCCGGCCTTATCGGCGAGCCCGGTTTCATCGGCTATTTCAACCAGGCAAGCCCGGTCGAAGAGTTGGCGCTTCTGAAGATCGGCTCCCGTCCGGCCCGGCGTTTCGGCGCGCGCGACATTGCTGATCTGCGGGCGATTCCCTGGGTTTTCGCCTGGAGCCAAAATCGCCATCTGCTGACCGGCTGGTACGGTATCGGGAGCGCCATCAACGCGTTCGTGACGGTTCGCGGAGAGTCCGGTCGCGAACTGCTGCGCCAGCTGTTTGAGCGCTCACGCTTCTTTCGTCTTGTCATCGATGAGGTCGACAAGACGCTTTACCAGGCGGATATGGATATCGGTCGCCAATATGCCGAACTCGTCAGCGACCGCGAGATCGGCGAGCGCATCTACCGCAAGATTGCCGCCGAATACGCCCTGACCAGCCGAATGATCGTCGATATCGCCGGTGGCACCGATTTTTCGCTGCGCTTTCCGGCGTTCAAGCGCAGTTTCGACCGCATCAGGCCGGAGATGGACAGCATCCACGCCTTGCAGGTCACACTTCTGCAGGAGGTGCGCGAGCGCGCCAAGGCCTCTTCCGGCTCGCAGCGGGCCGTCAACGCGCTCCTTCTTTCGATCAATTGCATCTCAGCCGGACTCGGCTGGACCGGATAGCGCCGGGCGACGCGCAGAGGGAGGAACACATGAACATACCCACAAGGCCAGGCGTCGGCAGCCTGGTTCAATTCTTTCGCGCAGGCGTGGCTCAAAGCGATGCGGCCGTCAGTGACGCAATGCAGCGCGAACTGCACCGGCAGCGCGACGAGATCGAATTGATCGCATCGGAAAACATCGTCTCCAAGGCGGTGCTCGAGGCGCAAGGGTCCGTGCTCACCAACAAATATGCCGAAGGCTATCCGGGCCGCCGCTATTATGGCGGATGCCAGTATGTCGACGAAGTCGAGGATCTGGCGCGGGAGCGGGCGAAGAGCCTGTTCGACTGCCGCTATGTCAATGTCCAGCCGCATTCGGGCAGCCAGGCAAACCAGTCCGTGTTCATGGCGCTGATGCAGCCCGGCGACACGTTCATGGGATTGAACTTGGCAGCCGGCGGACATCTTACCCACGGCTCGCCAGTGAACCAGTCGGGCAAGTGGTTCAACGTGGTCTCGTACGGGGTGCGGCAGCAGGACCAGCGCATCGATCTGGACGAAGTCCGGGATCTGGCGCGCAAGCACAGGCCGAAAGTAATCCTTGCGGGCGGTTCGGCCTATCCGCGCGTCATCGATTTTGCGGCGTTTCGCGAAATATGCGACGAGGTCAACGCAAAATTGTTCGTCGATATGGCGCATTTTGCCGGCCTCGTCGCCGGCGGCGTGCATCCTAGTCCGTTGCCGCATGCGCATGTGGTTACGACCACGACGCACAAGACGCTGCGCGGTCCGCGCGGGGGCATGGTGCTGTCCAATGACGAGGACATCGGCAAGAAGATCAGTTCCTCGGTGTTTCCGGGCCTGCAGGGCGGCCCGCTGATGCATGTCATTGCCGCCAAGGCAGTCGCCTTCGGCGAGGCGCTGACGCCGCAGTTCCGGAGCTACGCGACCAATGTGGTGGCCAACGCAAAGGAACTCGCAGATATATTGGTATCGGGTGGTGTCGACATCGTGTCGGGAGGTACCGACACACATCTCATGCTTGTCGACCTCAGGCGCAAGAATTTGACCGGCAAGGCCGTCGAAGCCGCGCTTGGGCGCGCCCACATCACCTGCAACAAGAATGGCATCCCGTTCGATCCGCAGGGACCGGCAGTCACTTCTGGCGTTCGCCTGGGCACGCCAGCCTGCACCACGCGCGGCTTCCTCGCCGATGAGTTTCGCCTGGTCGGGCAACTGACGATGAAGGTGATCGACGGCCTGTCGGCCAACGGTGAGCAAGGCAACGGTGAAGTTGAGGCGAATGTGCGCGAAGAGGTCGCTGCGCTGCTTCGCCGGTTCCCGATCTACAATTGAAGAACCGTGTCAGGACAATTGGCAAACGAGGTTGATGAGCTGCGGCACGGGGAGCTTTCGGGTTCAGAAATGAACGCCGCGCCGGTGTCCGCCAATGGCACGTTCAAGGTGCTTGTTGGCGAGCGCAACCCGCTGGTGGTGACCGCACTCGGCGGCATGATCGATCGCGACAGCCGGTTCGAGATGGTCGGCAGCGTCCAGACCGGTGAAGCGTTCCTGGATTCAGTCGCCCAAGGCCAACCGGCGTTCGACATCGCGGTGCTGGGCTGGAAGCTCTCCGACATGGACGGCGGCATGGTGCTGTCGGAGTTGCAGCGACGAAAGCTTTCCGCGCGCGTCATCATTTTCTCCAACGACCACGACGTGGCGATCCTGAAGCAATGCGTGCACCTTGGCGTACAGGGGTTTTGCTACCAGTTCGAGGATCCCTGCATACTTTTCGACACGCTGCTGGCGGTCGCGCACGGCCGTATCTGCATCCCCTATGTCGATGTTTCAAGAATCAACGAGTCGCCGCTTTCGAAGCTCACGCCGCGCGAGCGGGAGCTTCTCAGCGTTCTTGCCGATGGCTGGACGAACCTGCAGATCGCCACACGTACCGGGATCTCGGAAAATACGGTGAAATACCATCTGAAGAACCTGTATGACAAACTCGATGTCCGTAACCGCGCGATGGCGGTCGGTCTGTTTGCGAGCGAGAGAAACCGTGGCTCCCAACGAAACTCTTAAAGCGGGTCGCGCTGAAGGGGATCCAGGCTGCACACTTTTGCGCGACGCGCAGTAAAGCGCGTCGCGCTGAAAGCATTCTGCCGACGCTCCCGCAATCAATATGGATCGTGCGCTCGCTCGCGCCTTCACTCCGCCGCGAGCTTGTCCGCCACGCCATAGGTCGCCTGGTAGAGCGCGCGCTGGCGGCTGAGCGCGACCATGGTGTTGCGCAGCAGGATCGCCACCGTGATCGGGCCGACGCCGCCCGGCACCGGCGTGATCCATGAGGCGACGTGCCTGACGCTGTCGGTGTCGACGTCGCCGACGATGCGGCTTTCGCCGTCCGGTCCGGTCTCCGCATTGATGCCGATGTCGATCACGGCAGCACCCGGCTTGACCATGTCGGCCTTGATCAGCCGCGGCTTCCCGACGGCGACGAACAGCGCATCGGCGCGCCGCGCATGCGCCGCCACCGAGCGCGTCATGTGATGGCACACCGTCACGGTGGCGCCCTCGCTCATCAGCAGGAAGGCGATCGGCTTGCCGACGATCTCGGAATGGCCGACGACCACTACCTCGAGCCCCTTGAGGTCGAGACCCGTCTCTTTCAGCAGTTGGACGGAAGCAGCTGCCGTGCACGGGGCGAGATCGAGTTGGTTGTAGACGATGTTGCCGATCGAAGCCGGATGCATGCCCTCGACGTCCTTGAGCGGATGCACCGCCGCCTGCAGCGTCTTGATCGGGATATGCGCCGGGACCGGCCGCTGGATGATGATGCCGGTGACGCGCGGATCGGCGTTGAGCCCGTGGATCGCCGCTTCCAGCTCGCCTGCTGTGATATCGGCGGCGAAGCGCCGCTCCTCGAAGCCGATGCCGGCAAGCTCGGCCTTGGCGCGCTGGTTGCGGACATAGACCTCGACCGCGGCGGTGTCGCCGACGGTGATCGACACCAGCTTCGGCGCAAAGCCTTCGGCGGTGGCGATCGCCGCTTCGTCGCGCACGGAAGCGATGATGCGATTTGCGACCGGGCCACCCTTGAGATAGCGGCTGTCGTCAGACCGGGACATGGCTAAGACCTCCTGTCTTGGATTCAGATCGATACAGCTTGCGTCGATCATGCCTGTACATTATTCTTCTCATTAAAGATATTTTCCATATGTGCAACTCGTCGATGGAGGAGTGCCCGATGCCGAACACGCTCTATCCTTCGAAACGTTGTGGCCCGCCGCAGCTTCGTCAGGCGCGACTTATGGCGACGCACTTGTCGCTGCCGCACCACCGCTCCAAGAAACCTCGTCCACAGCCCTGACGATATGGAACCACTCGCAAGAGACAGCCTTCTCTCGCAGATCGGCGGCGAAACGGTGCTGCGCGGCTTGGTCAACGCCTTCTACGATCTGATCGAGACGGATCCACGCGGAAAGTCGTTGTTGCGATTGCTTTTTCGCGGACATGGTGTCGACCACGCGCGCGAAGAACAATTCAACTTCCTGTGCGGCTTCCTCGGCGGTCCCCGCCATTATCTGGAAAAGCACGGTCACATGGACGTGCGCCTCATGCATGCGCATGTGCCGATCTCGGCAGCCGACGCCGAGGACTGGCTGGCGCTTATGGATCAGGCGATCGCCAGCATGCAGCTCTCAGGTCCTCCTGTCGACAAGATGCGCGTCGCATTCCGCCGTGTCGCCTTGATGCTGGTCAACGATCTTGGGGAATGGGGAGTGCGAAAAGCGTAGCGCAGCGGCTCTGTTGGACTAGGCGGAGCGATGCGAACCTCAACGGTTTGCTGGCGGAGAGAGCGGGATTCGAACCCGCGTTACGGTTTCCCGTAAACACACTTTCCAGGCGTGCGCCTTCAACCACTCGGCCACCTCTCCGTCCTTGCATTCGCGCCGGCCGGTTTCGCCGCGCGGGTTGGGAGATGCATCTCCTTCGGGAAGTCCCAGTCGGGACCAGATGGGGGTGCCTTCAACCGGCGGGCAGCCCTTTCCCAGCGCCTGCAGCCGTTCAGGCAAACAAGGCGCGGGGCTCATCTAGTCGATCCTAAAGCGAATGCCAAGCCATAATGGCATCGCAAAGGCTTTTGCCGTGGATGGCCTTAAAGCGCGTCGCTCTGAAACGGAATGAGGCGGCGCGCTTTGATTGTCCCGGAACCGCTGCACACTTTCGGGCGACATGCATCAAGCCGGGCTTTCACAAAGGGGCCGGCGTTGGAATGATGTGCACAGGCCGTTTCGGCCGGGTTGCCGCGCTTGACTTCGGCCCCGGCGGCCTGTCGAGTGCCTGAATTCACTGTTTTCTGCGCAATTCCGGACGCGACAACCGCTGTGCTTTTCCTGGAACTGCCTGGGCTTTGCGAGGGGGCATCGTCCTGACATGGCGTCGATCGACCAGCAACCGAGGGGCAGGCCGGACAGCGGGCTCTCCTACGTCCCGGTAGCCTGGCTGATCATCGTCATGGGCCTATCCGCCTACGGCCTGATCTCGAACTGGCGGCTGATCGGTGACTTCAACCTGCCGGAAAGCGTCTCCTTCCTGATCTACAGCGGGCTGGCCGGCGGCGTCGTCACCATTCTGTGGGGCCTTTACCTGCTTGGCCTTGCCTTCAACCGGTCGGCGCGTTTCCCACGCCACTACACCATCTGGCAGGGGGCCATCATTCTGTGGCTCGTCCTGCGGCAGGCCTACACGCTCATGGTGCCCGACTTCGTCTTCTCGGCCGAAGCGCTGGGCTTCACGATCGCCGAAATCGCCATCGGCCTGCTCTGCATCTATTTGCTGCGGCGCGGTGCCGGAGCCGAAGCGGTCTATGCCAATCCTGAGACCGAGCGCCCGTCGCTGCTGGTCTCGCTGCTTGCGGCCTTGCTCGGAATCATCGTCGGCGGCGCCATCGGCGCCTGCGCCGGATTTTTCGCAGGGTCGCTGATCGCGGACGCAACCCATATGAGCTGCTTCGAGGGCGCCTGCGGGTTTTTCGCCGTCTTCGTCGGCCTTGCAGGGCTGGTGGTCGGGGCGATCGCGGGCGCAATCTTCGCCGTCTGGCGCGTCAACCGGCGAAAGACAGCGCCGGCGGCCTAAAGATCCCTTCCAAAAAAGGGTGGGGCCGGATTTTTCAGCGGGGAATGCGCGGTTCAAAATCGCGTGTCGCGATTGCGCGCCGGCAGCGCAGGCCCTATGTCGGTTGCGGGGCAGATGGGAGCTTTCCCGGGGAGCGTTGGATGCTGCGTTTCATCTTCCGGCTGGCGGCAATGGTTGCGCTGTCGATTTCCGTGATCATGGCGGTGATCGACGCTACACGCTCGGTCGCGGCATCGGCCCTCGTCATGACGCCGCTCAACACCAGTTGGCTCGCGGTGTCGCCCGATACCCGCGCGGCCTTCGAGACCTATGTGCGCGCCAAGGCCAATCCGCTGGTCTGGGACGCCGCCATCGCCTGGGTGCTCGGCCAGCCGGGCTTCGCGGTGTTCGCGCTGCTGGCGTTCCTGCTCTACGCCGTCGGCTACCGGCGGCGGCGCCATGAATTCGCTCCCAGCAACTGACACGAACCGCGGTCGCATGGGCTGAACTGGCCCGTCCGTCCGGTTTTCCAAAAGGTCAAAATTCCGCGTGAATTTTGTTTCGGGCCGTGCCAGATTGGCCGCGAGCGGGAGGGGCACGCACTTCCTGCCGGTGCCGCATGCCCGCCGGAGAACCGGGCAGGTCAGCGGTGCAACGGAAAATAACCGACAGGGTGTGGATCACATGAAACGTATCGTTCTCGGCCTCCTGGCCGCAACCGCAATGGTTCTTCCGGCCTTCGCCGCGGATGTGCAGCCGGCCATCCTCTACGATCTGGGCGGCAAGTTCGACAAATCCTTCAACGAGGCCGCCTTTCATGGCGCCGAGAAGTTCAAGGCCGAAACCGGGGTCGCTTACGTCGAATTCGAAGTGTCCAACGCCTCGCAGCGCGAGCAGGCGCTGCGCCGCTTCGCCGAGGACGGCCGCAACCCGATCGTGATGGCCGGCTTTGCCTGGGAAGATGCGCTGAAGAAGGTCGCGGCAGAATATACCGACCTCAACTTCGCCATCATCGACGATGCCGTCGACCTGCCCAATGTCCGCTCGCTGGTCTTCAAGGAGAACGAGGGCTCCTACCTCGTCGGCATCATGGCGGCGATGGCCTCGAAGTCGAAGAAGGTCAGCTTCGTCGGCGGCATGGACATTCCGCTGATCCGCAAGTTCGAATGCGGCTATGTCGGGGGTGCCAAATCCGCGGGCGCAACCGAGGTCATCCAGAACATGACCGGTGACACGCCGGCGGCATGGAATGACCCGGCCAAGGGTGGCGAGATCGCCAAGACGCAAATCGACCAGGGCTCCGACGTCGTCTACGCGGCCGCCGGCGGCACCGGAGTCGGCGTGCTGCAGGCGGCGGCAGATGCCGGCAAGCTCGGCATCGGCGTCGATTCCAACCAGAACGGGCTGCAGCCCGGCAAGGTGCTGACCTCGATGCTGAAGCGCGTCGACGTTGCCGTGTACAACGCCTTCATGGACGGCAAGAACGGCACCTTCAAGGGCGGCGTCGAAAACCTCGGCCTCAAGGAAGGCGGAGTCGACTACGCCATGGATGACAACAACAAGGCGCTGGTGACCGACGAGATGAAGGCCGCTGTCGAAAAGGCCAAGGCCGACATCATCGCCGGCAAGATCGAGGTGCATGACTACACCTCGGACAACAACTGCCCATATTGATCAGCGACGGAGCTGGATTTTTGGACCGCCGGGCGAAAGCCCGGCGGTTTCGCTTTTCCGGCAGCCCCCAAAGTGGAGCGAGGCAGCGTTCTGTGGAAAGCTGAATCGCTCAACGTTTGGACATCATCGCCTGGATCCGCTCTTTCAAGATACGATACTGCTCAAGCGAGGTATCAGAAAAGGCTTCGCTGCGATCCGATCGAAGATCGAGGTAGGTTGGGGGCACAGGGAATTGACTTTGAGAGAAATCCAGACGCCTGCCATCTACGAGATTGTAAAAATGCCAGGCGCCGTCGACATCGGTTTTTGCGATATCGCCTCCGAGGAGATCCTGAACGACGAGCGCTGAAACACTGCACTGGCCCTTTGCCGGATTTTCCGGCAACCACTTCGAGGAAGTCTCGACAGACCAGGCGTTTTGCAAGGCAGATCGCAGAGCCTCGATTGGTTCTGGCTGGCTCATCGTGCTTCCCGGACTGCTGTTCATAGCGAGCCGGCGAGATAGCCTAGCGCGAAAACTGCCAGCAGGGCGAGCGCGATCACAAATCCAAGCCTGCGACCGAGGGAATGCAGACCGACTCCGTAAGGCTTGCGCTCGAGCCTGTGGATCACAATGGGCGGCGGCCTCGCTTCGGCGTCGGCGAGGCCGGCAAGCCGCAGCTGCGGCAGGTCGGCGAGCCCGCGCTGGACAAGGCGCCAGCGCTCGTCGGAAACCGCGTTTGCCGGCTCTGCCGGACCCAAGCCACGCATGCGCTCGGCAAGCCTCAGCACAGCATTGCGAAAGGCGGGGTCGACCTTAAGGTCGCGCTCGGCGCGCGCCCGCTCCCGTTCATCCATCAGACCGAAAACATAGTCGCCGGCCCTTGCGATGCGGTCTCCTTCACCTGGCATGACCGTCCTTCTTAAAGCTCGTTTTCTTACGGCTCACCAGTGCGGCGGCTTGGTCACCGGCACGTCGGGAGACGCCTGCTCCTCCAGGGCGAGGAACCGGTCGGCAAGGGCGGCAAGCTTGCGTTCCATGCGCTCGATCACCTTCCATTGCTCGGCGAGCTGGCCGGACAGTTCCTCGATCGTCTTTTCCTGCTCGGCGGCGCGGATTTCCAGCGTCGTCAGCCGATCCTCAGGCATGGTCATTCAAAACCCGGTCTCCGTGAATGTGAAGCTCTCGGCCACCTTCGAAATTGACAAGCGCGGGGGGATTTGTCGAGAGTGAATGGCGTTCCGGCCAATTGGCACGGGCGGGGCATCATGCTAGGCGTTTTGACCAAGCGATAAAAAAATAAGAGTGGGACAGGCTGCATGGCGCAGGCCGCAATCGAGCTCATAGGCATCAACAAGAGTTTCGGCGCCGTGCGCGCCAATCGCGACATCAATTTGGAAGTTGCGCGCGGCACGATCCACGGGATTGTCGGCGAGAACGGCGCCGGCAAGTCGACGCTGATGTCGATTCTTTATGGCTTCTACCAGGCCGACAGCGGCGAAATCCGCGTCGGCGGCAAACCGGTGTCGATCACCACCTCCAACGACGCGATCGCGCTTGGCATCGGCATGGTGCACCAGCATTTCATGCTGGTCGACAATTTCACCGTGCTGGAAAATGTCATCCTCGGGGCTGAAAACGATGCGCTCTTGAAGAGCAGCATCGCCAAGGCGCGTTCGGAGCTCGAGCGTCTCGAGCGCGAATACGGCCTGGAGGTCGATCCGGACGCCATCATCG
Protein-coding sequences here:
- a CDS encoding SlyX family protein translates to MTMPEDRLTTLEIRAAEQEKTIEELSGQLAEQWKVIERMERKLAALADRFLALEEQASPDVPVTKPPHW